A single genomic interval of Amblyraja radiata isolate CabotCenter1 chromosome 3, sAmbRad1.1.pri, whole genome shotgun sequence harbors:
- the LOC116971370 gene encoding complement component C9-like: protein MGRSWTRTLAALHLLALLSAAPSSGAEERDGFGPERARTRRDASAPSKISCELSSWSQWSSCQPCQDNKYRSRAVIQFGQFGGRPCTDSLYEGQPCPALDTCQANTPCDNGFSCTNGRCIHESLACNDDDDCGDYSDEDECVAIQPTCRGYLQPLSLTEAIGSGVNVLGREVRARPLDNERYNGRCDTVMDGTARRRVRLAWNIPTFIFQTQAQQQVSTEVYETSSEMVKKLYLELTRDLSAGSTSGAYGKAMVEAGIEVIWSYNTSETHEYIRVKGQVELARFKLRSSRLELSGDFIWDLKGLPIEYDKGAYFKILEDYGTHYASSGTLGGKYQMVYVLNKSEMRKARITTEHLKGCLSKGTNSRWKIAGEPKKTNPELCGLTGTQQETSSRLASVIQDVVALLTGGDVEYLTKLKAMLSAGKKPIDGSVYIEWVDSLVRSPALIKPTLQPISALVPLTLPHSPRVRGNLDRALGEYLAEYDVCKCQPCRNGGTTTLLHGRCLCLCPPHFQGDACQTAKNSQDRPGYTDGVWGCWGTWSVCQGGQQRRQRQCRGQQGGGATCLGENTGSMYC from the exons atgggccgaagctGGACTCGAACCCTTGCCGCTCTGCACCTCCTGGCACTCCTCTCCGCTGCACCTTCGTCCGGGGCGGAGGAGAGAGACGG GTTTGGGCCGGAGCGGGCGAGGACGAGGAGAGATGCGAGTGCTCCAAGCAAGATCTCCTGTGAACTATCATCCTGGAGTCAGTGGAGCTCTTGCCAGCCCTGCCAAGACAACAAG TACCGGTCCAGAGCCGTGATCCAGTTCGGCCAGTTCGGGGGCAGGCCCTGCACCGACTCCCTGTACGAGGGGCAGCCATGCCCAGCCCTGGACACATGCCAGGCCAACACACCCTGTGACAACGGCTTCAGCTGCACCAACG GGCGCTGCATCCATGAGAGCCTGGCctgcaatgatgatgatgattgtgGAGACTACAGTGATgaggatgagtgtgtggccattcagcccacctgcCGAGGGTACCTGCAGCCCCTGTCCCTGACAGAGGCCATCGGATCAGG TGTGAACGTGCTGGGGCGGGAGGTGCGGGCGAGGCCCCTGGACAACGAGCGCTACAACGGTCGGTGTGATACCGTGATGGACGGCACAGCCCGGAGACGGGTACGGCTAGCCTGGAACATCCCCACCTTCATCTTCCAG ACTCAAGCCCAGCAACAGGTCTCCACCGAGGTCTATGAAACGTCGTCGGAAATGGTGAAGAAGCTGTACTTGGAACTCACCAGAGATTTGAGTGCGGGATCCACTTCTGGGGCTTATGGCAAAGCGATGGTTGAAGCAGGAATTGAAGTTATATGGAGCTACAACACTTCAGAG ACTCACGAGTATATCCGGGTCAAAGGCCAGGTGGAGTTGGCAAGGTTCAAGCTGCGGAGCAGTCGCCTTGAACTGAGCGGGGATTTTATATGGGATCTGAAAGGACTTCCGATCGAATACGACAAGGGAGCGTATTTTAAAATCCTGGAGGACTACGGCACCCACTACGCTTCGTCAGGAACCCTCGGAGGGAAATACCAGATGGTCTACGTGCTGAATAAGTCCGAAATGCGCAAAGCTC GTATCACAACTGAACACCTGAAGGGCTGCCTCAGCAAAGGCACCAACTCCAGGTGGAAGATTGCGGGGGAACCCAAGAAAACCAACCCCGAGCTGTGTGGCCTGACCGGGACACAACAAGAAA CATCAAGCCGGTTGGCATCTGTCATTCAGGACGTGGTGGCATTGTTGACTGGTGGAGACGTGGAATACCTGACCAAGCTGAAAGCGATGCTGTCCGCGGGGAAGAAGCCCATCGATGGCTCCGTCTACATCGAATGGGTCGATTCGCTGGTCAGGTCCCCCGCTCTCATCAAGCCCACG ctccagCCCATCTCCGCCCTGGTTCCACTGACCCTGCCCCACAGCCCGCGTGTCCGTGGGAACCTGGACCGTGCACTGGGCGAGTACCTGGCGGAGTACGACGTGTGCAAGTGCCAGCCCTGCCGTAACGGGGGCACTACCACCCTCCTCCACGGccgctgcctctgcctctgccccccTCACTTCCAGGGGGATGCCTGCCAGACCGCAAAGAACAGCCAGGACCGCCCAG GTTACAcggatggggtgtgggggtgcTGGGGCACATGGAGCGTGTGCCAGGGGGGACAGCAACGGCGGCAGCGGCAGTGCCGGGGGCAGCAGGGAGGGGGCGCCACCTGCCTGGGGGAGAACACTGGCTCCATGTACTGCTGA